The Drosophila mauritiana strain mau12 chromosome 2R, ASM438214v1, whole genome shotgun sequence genome has a segment encoding these proteins:
- the LOC117136499 gene encoding uncharacterized protein LOC117136499 — translation MFETTLTLPRTSVLTEPLGSAGTGSGPSTSKAAVAVQTSKRRRRRRNKRRRKSSLSSNTDAPSSRTYDPVMTGSTLRSAAVASVGGSTGTGPVRRGRRRSGVSSSSSAAAAAAAAAEEEAEEAEAEAARQEEAAEILSGNSSPSMFVDPQDFFETLD, via the coding sequence ATGTTCGAGACCACGCTGACCCTGCCGCGAACCAGTGTGCTTACGGAACCGTTGGGCAGCGCCGGAACCGGATCTGGGCCCTCCACATCAAAGGCTGCCGTGGCAGTTCAGACCAGCAAACGACGCCGAAGGCGACGGAACAAACGTCGCCGCAAATCCTCCCTGTCCAGCAACACCGATGCCCCGTCGTCCCGGACCTACGATCCCGTGATGACAGGCAGTACGCTCCGGTCGGCAGCTGTGGCATCGGTGGGCGGGAGCACGGGCACGGGACCAGTGCGTCGGGGTCGTCGCAGGAGCGGGGTCAGCTCATCTTCATCGGCGGCAgcggctgcagcagcggcagcggaggaggaggcggaagAAGCGGAAGCGGAGGCGGCTCGCCAGGAGGAGGCAGCGGAGATCTTGAGCGGAAACAGCAGCCCATCGATGTTCGTCGATCCGCAGGACTTCTTCGAGACACTGGACTAA
- the LOC117136498 gene encoding succinate dehydrogenase assembly factor 2-B, mitochondrial, whose product MLRQFITQVSTVGRRLQLPMMAQSRLASNLDKTEYTTPGEIVDYDDPPHLPVPEYPVRPDEPLETRKQRLLYQSRKRGMLENDLLLSTFVAKHLKDFNAEQTAEYDQLINGVSNDWDIFYWATDTKPTPPKFDTEIMRLLKEHVKNHEKVQRIRQPDL is encoded by the exons ATGTTGCGGCAATTTATA ACACAGGTATCTACGGTAGGCCGTCGCCTGCAACTACCTATGATGGCCCAAAGTCGCCTCGCCAGCAATTTGGACAAAACGGAGTACACAACACCCGGGGAAATTGTGGACTACGATGATCCGCCGCATTTGCCAGTTCCGGAATATCCTGTCCGTCCGGATGAGCCGCTGGAGACTCGCAAGCAGCG CCTTTTGTATCAGAGCCGAAAACGCGGAATGCTGGAAAACGATCTCTTGCTGAGCACTTTTGTGGCCAAGCATTTGAAGGACTTCAATGCCGAGCAGACCGCCGAGTACGATCAGCTGATCAATGGAGTCAGCAACGACTGGGATATATTCTACTGGGCTACCGATACCAAGCCCACACCTCCCAAATTCGATACCGAAATAATGCGTCTGCTAAAGGAGCACGTCAAAAACCATGAAAAAGTGCAAAGGATAAGGCAGCCGGATTTGTGA